One Triticum dicoccoides isolate Atlit2015 ecotype Zavitan chromosome 4B, WEW_v2.0, whole genome shotgun sequence genomic window carries:
- the LOC119293090 gene encoding uncharacterized protein LOC119293090, with amino-acid sequence MAPSLQAVAGFGSPGPAAPGPAAPHLRLAAAGSAAQLPPPPPPLSRQHGPRLPDLKQPHRVAAQHSTTTALIRRSQLARHQRHRSPAAAYITARVNGCNPCRSNHEMCDAQHRCGWTMVLCNISDDEPLRETIKGPLGFQDKK; translated from the exons ATGGCGCCGAG TTTACAAGCGGTCGCAG GTTTTGGTTCACCAGGTCCGGCTGCTCCAGGTCCGGCTGCTCCTCATCTCCGCCTCGCCGCGGCCGGCAGCGCAGCGCAGctcccgccgcctcctcccccgcTCTCCCGTCAGCACGGTCCACGGCTCCCGGATCTGAAGCAGCCGCACCGTGTTGCCGCACAGCACAGCACAACAACAG CCCTCATTCGCAGGTCGCAGCTAGCTAGGCATCAGCGGCACCGGTCACCGGCGGCAGCGTACATCACCGCGCGCGTCAACGGATGCA ATCCCTGTAGGAGCAATCATGAGATGTGTGACGCTCAGCATAGGTGCGGCTGGACCATGGTTCTATGCAATATTTCTGATGATGAACCTTTGAGAGAAACTATCAAAGGACCATTGGGATTTCAGGATAAGAAATGA